The following are encoded in a window of Chiloscyllium plagiosum isolate BGI_BamShark_2017 chromosome 11, ASM401019v2, whole genome shotgun sequence genomic DNA:
- the LOC122554232 gene encoding elongation of very long chain fatty acids protein 1-like produces MLAEMGARAAQVYANLLKGDPRIEEYPLMVSPVPMTAILLFYVYFVLSLGPRLMAGKKPFDLKKIMVVYNFALVFFSIYIVYEFLMAGWATGYTFRCDPVDYSNSPRALRMVRVAWLFLFSKFVELFDTVFFVLRKKNSQITFLHIFHHSIMPWTWWWGVKFGPGGMGSFHAMVNSIVHVIMYFYYGLSAAGPAFQKYLWWKKYMTAIQLVQFVIVSLHVTQYYFMDHCDYQFPIFIHLVWMYGTFFFILFSNFWYQAYTKGRRLPKGEEKQKAAKKNGRPAAENGGHLLENGELMNGKVKTN; encoded by the exons ATGTTGGCAGAGATGGGGGCACGAGCTGCCCAAGTATATGCAAATCTTTTGAAAGGAG ATCCAAGGATTGAAGAATACCCGCTAATGGTATCTCCTGTCCCTATGACTGCAATCCTCTTGTTCTACGTCTATTTTGTACTGTCGCTGGGACCCAGACTCATGGCTGGCAAGAAACCTTTCGACCTTAAAAAGATTATGGTTGTCTATAATTTTGCACTGGTGTTTTTCTCGATATACATAGTATATGAG TTTTTGATGGCTGGCTGGGCTACAGGATATACATTCCGGTGTGATCCAGTGGATTATTCAAATAGCCCCAGAGCTCTTCGA ATGGTACGTGTGGCGTGGCTGTTCCTATTTTCCAAATTTGTTGAACTGTTTGACACA GTATTCTTTGTCTTGCGGAAGAAAAACAGCCAGATTACCTTCCTTCACatcttccaccattcaattatgccTTGGACCTGGTGGTGGGGAGTTAAGTTTGGACCAG GTGGTATGGGATCCTTCCACGCCATGGTGAACTCAATTGTCCATGTCATCATGTACTTCTATTATGGATTGTCTGCAGCTGGTCCAGCTTTTCAGAAATACCTCTGGTGGAAAAAGTATATGACAGCAATACAACTG GTGCAGTTTGTCATCGTCTCTCTGCATGTCACCCAATACTACTTCATGGATCATTGTGATTACCAGTTCCCCATCTTTATCCATCTTGTCTGGATGTATGGAacattctttttcattcttttctccAACTTCTGGTACCAGGCGTACACAAAGGGCAGGAGGCTTCCCAAAGGAgaagagaaacagaaagcagCCAAGAAGAATGGAAGGCCGGCAGCAGAGAATGGCGGGCacttgctggaaaatggggagttGATGAATGGAAAAGTGAAGACAAATTAG